The following proteins come from a genomic window of Natrinema saccharevitans:
- a CDS encoding heavy metal translocating P-type ATPase, with amino-acid sequence MSAESGATEGTDGGGQRRELTARLAVPEMDCPSCAGKVDKSLERLDGVVDVELNPTAGTATVTYDRDRTGEADVVAAIEGAGYEVTGGTADGGATESASSGDGVDVAPPSEVWTSPRAKKTWLGAVFVTLGLGFEFLLTGGNVAVASVLEYPLHVADLLFLGAVAVSGVPVVRSGYYSARNRSLDIDLLMGTAIVAATGIGYFVEAATLAVLFSIAELLEDYAMDRARDSLRELMELSPDEATVVRDGEEVTVDADDVAVGETVVVRPGDKIPLDGTVREGESAVDESPITGESVPVDKSTGDEVYAGTITEDGYLEIEVTSTAGDSTLSRIIEMVQGAQAERTETEQFVDRFAGYYTPVVVVLAILTAAVPPLLIGDTVTAGIAGYEIVFAGDWGTWFVRGLTLLVIACPCAFVISTPVSVVSGVTSAARNGVLIKGGNYLEAMGEVDAVALDKTGTLTKGELAVTDVVPCAASSAANEVSGDTASQAGDTDEATLLRYAAGLERRSEHPIAAAILARADEADVGDLPEPTGFESLTGRGIRGEIEGETYYAGKPALFEELGFDLSRARADGASDPRTDGGVASESALEADEGAFAADTLAALEREGKTVVLVGTETELLGAIAIADEVRPDSRRAVERLHDLGVERVVMLTGDNEGTARAIAEAVGVDEYRAELLPDEKVDAVADLQERYGDVAMVGDGINDAPALATAEVGVAMGAAGTDTALETADIALMSDDIGKLPYLYELSHTANGVIRQNVWASLGVKALLAIGVPLGFVSVALAVVVGDMGMSLGVTGNAMRLANVEPERSAVAEDGSDGR; translated from the coding sequence ATGAGTGCTGAATCGGGCGCGACGGAGGGAACGGACGGGGGCGGACAGCGACGGGAGCTGACCGCCCGACTCGCCGTTCCCGAGATGGACTGCCCGTCCTGTGCGGGGAAAGTCGACAAGAGCCTCGAGCGGCTCGACGGAGTGGTCGACGTCGAACTCAACCCGACCGCCGGGACGGCCACGGTCACGTACGACCGCGATCGGACCGGCGAGGCCGACGTGGTCGCCGCGATCGAAGGTGCCGGCTACGAGGTCACCGGGGGAACGGCCGACGGCGGGGCGACGGAATCGGCCTCGAGCGGCGACGGCGTCGACGTCGCGCCGCCCTCGGAGGTCTGGACGAGTCCCCGCGCGAAGAAGACGTGGCTCGGCGCGGTCTTCGTCACGCTCGGACTGGGCTTCGAGTTCCTCCTGACGGGCGGGAACGTCGCGGTGGCGAGCGTCCTCGAGTATCCCCTTCACGTCGCGGATCTGCTCTTCCTCGGGGCGGTCGCCGTCAGCGGCGTCCCCGTCGTCCGCAGCGGCTACTACTCCGCGAGAAACCGGAGCCTCGACATCGACCTCCTGATGGGGACGGCGATCGTCGCCGCGACCGGCATCGGCTACTTCGTCGAGGCCGCGACGCTCGCGGTTCTGTTCAGCATCGCCGAACTGCTCGAGGACTACGCGATGGATCGGGCGCGGGACTCCCTGCGCGAGCTGATGGAACTCTCGCCGGACGAGGCCACGGTCGTCCGTGACGGCGAGGAGGTGACCGTCGACGCGGACGACGTGGCGGTCGGCGAGACCGTCGTCGTCCGGCCCGGCGACAAGATCCCGCTCGACGGCACGGTCCGCGAGGGCGAGAGCGCGGTCGACGAGTCGCCGATCACCGGCGAGAGCGTCCCCGTGGACAAGTCGACCGGCGACGAGGTGTACGCCGGGACGATCACCGAGGACGGCTACCTCGAGATCGAGGTCACCTCGACGGCGGGCGACTCGACGCTGTCTCGGATCATCGAGATGGTCCAGGGCGCACAGGCCGAGCGGACGGAGACCGAGCAGTTCGTCGACCGGTTCGCGGGCTACTACACGCCCGTCGTGGTCGTGCTGGCGATCCTGACCGCCGCCGTGCCGCCGCTTCTCATCGGCGACACCGTCACCGCGGGGATCGCCGGCTACGAGATCGTCTTTGCCGGCGACTGGGGGACGTGGTTCGTCCGCGGGCTCACATTGCTGGTGATCGCCTGTCCCTGTGCGTTCGTCATCTCGACGCCCGTCTCGGTGGTCTCGGGGGTCACCAGCGCCGCGCGAAACGGCGTCCTGATCAAGGGCGGCAACTACCTCGAGGCGATGGGCGAGGTCGACGCCGTCGCCCTCGACAAGACCGGCACGCTCACGAAGGGCGAACTCGCCGTCACCGACGTCGTGCCCTGCGCGGCGTCCAGCGCCGCGAACGAGGTGAGCGGTGACACCGCGAGCCAGGCCGGCGACACCGACGAGGCGACGCTGCTTCGGTACGCGGCCGGCCTCGAGCGACGCAGCGAACACCCCATCGCGGCGGCGATCCTCGCTCGGGCCGACGAGGCGGACGTGGGCGATCTCCCCGAGCCGACGGGGTTCGAGAGCCTCACCGGCAGGGGGATCCGCGGTGAGATCGAGGGCGAGACGTACTACGCGGGCAAGCCCGCGCTGTTCGAGGAGTTGGGCTTCGATCTCTCGCGGGCCCGCGCCGACGGCGCGTCGGATCCGCGGACCGACGGCGGCGTCGCGTCCGAGAGCGCGCTCGAGGCCGACGAGGGGGCCTTCGCCGCGGACACGCTCGCCGCGCTCGAGCGGGAGGGAAAGACGGTCGTCCTCGTCGGGACGGAGACCGAACTGCTGGGCGCGATCGCGATCGCCGACGAGGTTCGGCCCGACTCCAGGCGGGCGGTCGAGCGCCTCCACGACCTCGGCGTGGAGCGCGTCGTCATGCTGACCGGGGACAACGAGGGCACGGCGCGGGCGATCGCCGAGGCGGTCGGCGTCGACGAGTACCGCGCCGAACTCCTGCCCGACGAGAAGGTCGACGCCGTGGCTGACCTCCAAGAGCGGTACGGCGACGTGGCGATGGTCGGCGACGGCATCAACGACGCGCCCGCGCTGGCGACCGCCGAGGTCGGGGTCGCGATGGGTGCGGCCGGCACCGACACCGCCCTCGAGACGGCCGATATCGCGTTGATGAGCGACGACATCGGGAAGCTGCCGTACCTGTACGAGCTGTCCCACACGGCAAACGGCGTCATCCGACAGAACGTCTGGGCGAGCCTCGGGGTGAAGGCCCTGCTCGCGATCGGCGTCCCGCTCGGGTTCGTGAGCGTCGCGCTGGCGGTCGTCGTCGGCGACATGGGGATGAGCCTCGGCGTCACCGGTAACGCGATGCGGCTCGCGAACGTCGAACCCGAGCGGTCCGCGGTCGCCGAAGACGGATCCGACGGGCGGTAA
- a CDS encoding L-aspartate oxidase, translated as MTKLPSNDSDTTDDDRRATSRERSTAGIENRLETEGDPGPAAGLEYEVVTTPVLVIGAGAAGARVAIALAESGIDPLVIGKRDHGDAHTTWAAGGVNAALGSLDSEDDWTIHAADTFNEGHHLNDPEAVELTAREMPDRIRELESWGMPFDRTEEGDVNQRYFGAQSYRRTCFVGDRTGEAMLETLVDRARELEVTHRENVMITRLLSDGERVDGAVGFDMETGSGLLFRTNHVVLAAGGFSALYHRHSSRDDENNGDGQALALEAGARLVDLEFVQFHPTGMVGDRYGEEWDGRLVTEAVRGEGGRLYNADGERFMERYSPDQMELDARDVVARAIAREVREGRGTEDGGVYLDISHRDDQYVRDRLPSMVERFESLGVDITEEPMVVGPTAHYTMGGVDIDFRTGETGVGGLYAVGETVAGVHGANRLGGNSLAETVAIGKLVGDHVAAAVTDGDDDPTVTDGQRALAEREFAALRDLAASDGTVTPTELLEDLGDLLWDHAGILRDDAGLREGLAKLDALRDRTADLRVEGDRTSKSFEYAVDLSASLTVAEAMLRAALERTESRGAHYRTDYPDTADDWRVNLVITAEPAELSFSRRGVGDPSPAVRAALEADHELDYHHLE; from the coding sequence ATGACAAAATTGCCGTCCAACGACAGCGACACGACCGACGACGACCGCCGAGCGACGAGCCGCGAGCGGTCGACCGCCGGGATCGAGAACCGCCTCGAGACCGAGGGCGATCCCGGCCCCGCCGCCGGCCTCGAGTACGAAGTCGTGACGACCCCGGTACTCGTGATCGGGGCGGGCGCGGCGGGCGCTCGCGTCGCGATCGCGCTCGCCGAATCGGGGATCGACCCGCTCGTGATCGGCAAGCGCGATCACGGCGACGCCCACACGACGTGGGCGGCCGGCGGCGTCAACGCTGCGCTGGGATCGCTCGATTCCGAGGACGACTGGACGATCCACGCGGCGGACACCTTTAACGAGGGCCACCACCTGAACGACCCCGAGGCGGTCGAACTGACGGCCCGGGAGATGCCCGACCGCATCCGCGAACTCGAGTCGTGGGGGATGCCGTTCGACCGGACCGAAGAGGGCGACGTCAACCAGCGCTACTTCGGCGCGCAGTCCTACCGACGGACCTGCTTCGTCGGCGACCGGACCGGCGAGGCCATGCTCGAGACGCTGGTCGACCGCGCTCGCGAACTCGAGGTCACCCACCGCGAGAACGTGATGATCACGCGCTTGCTCTCGGACGGCGAGCGCGTCGACGGGGCCGTCGGCTTCGACATGGAGACCGGCTCGGGACTCCTGTTCCGGACGAACCACGTCGTCCTCGCGGCCGGCGGGTTCTCGGCGCTCTATCACCGCCACTCCTCGCGGGACGACGAGAACAACGGCGACGGACAGGCGCTGGCGCTCGAGGCGGGGGCCCGACTCGTCGACCTCGAATTCGTCCAGTTCCACCCGACCGGGATGGTCGGCGACCGCTACGGCGAGGAGTGGGACGGCCGGCTCGTCACGGAGGCGGTCCGCGGCGAGGGCGGCCGACTGTACAACGCGGATGGCGAGCGGTTCATGGAGCGGTACTCGCCCGACCAGATGGAACTCGACGCCCGCGACGTCGTCGCGCGGGCCATCGCCCGCGAGGTCCGCGAGGGACGGGGCACCGAAGACGGCGGTGTCTACCTCGACATCTCCCACCGTGACGACCAGTACGTCCGCGACCGGCTGCCGTCGATGGTCGAGCGCTTCGAGTCGCTGGGCGTCGACATCACCGAGGAACCGATGGTGGTCGGGCCGACGGCCCACTACACGATGGGCGGGGTCGACATCGACTTCCGAACGGGCGAGACCGGCGTGGGCGGGCTCTACGCCGTCGGCGAGACGGTTGCCGGCGTCCACGGCGCGAACCGCCTCGGCGGGAACTCGCTGGCCGAGACCGTCGCGATCGGCAAGCTCGTCGGCGACCACGTCGCGGCCGCGGTGACCGACGGCGACGACGATCCAACGGTCACCGACGGCCAGCGGGCGCTCGCCGAACGGGAGTTCGCGGCCCTCCGAGATCTCGCCGCCTCGGACGGCACCGTCACGCCGACGGAACTGCTCGAGGATCTCGGCGACCTGCTGTGGGACCATGCCGGCATCCTCCGCGACGACGCGGGGCTCCGGGAGGGACTCGCGAAACTGGACGCCCTGCGGGACCGCACCGCCGACCTCCGCGTCGAGGGCGATCGGACCTCGAAGTCCTTCGAGTACGCCGTCGACCTCTCGGCGAGTCTCACCGTCGCCGAGGCGATGCTGCGGGCCGCCCTCGAGCGGACCGAGTCCCGCGGCGCACACTACCGGACGGACTACCCCGACACGGCCGACGACTGGCGGGTGAACCTCGTGATCACGGCCGAACCGGCGGAGCTCTCGTTCAGTCGTCGCGGCGTCGGTGATCCCAGCCCGGCCGTTCGGGCGGCCCTCGAGGCGGACCACGAACTCGACTACCACCACCTCGAGTGA
- a CDS encoding acyl-CoA dehydrogenase family protein, protein MEFGLNEEQEQIRDEVRRFAENEIVPHAEEYDTEEKFPHEIVDEAAEMGLVGTSIPMEYGGAGYSTLESALIAEELFSYDPGIALSIMACSFGTEAISEFGTEDQKERYLEPVATGEKISGAAISEPDTGSDVSSVSTRAEKDGDEWVINGNKMWITNGSVGDYFVVLCKTDPDADSRYGGFSQIIVESDRDGFSADKITGKLGIRASDTAELIFDDVRVPEENLVGDEDAAFLHQMHFFDATRTGVAAQGLGIAKGALRAAREYAQDREQFGQSISEFQAIQHKLAEMATETEAARNLTYKAAWNVDQGNDITKLASMAKEYASRVAVDVANEAVQIHGGAGYVNDFPVERFYRDSKITQIYEGTTEIQKNVIARELLDE, encoded by the coding sequence ATGGAATTCGGACTCAACGAAGAACAGGAACAGATCCGCGACGAAGTTCGCCGGTTCGCCGAGAACGAGATCGTACCCCACGCCGAGGAGTACGACACCGAAGAGAAGTTCCCCCACGAGATCGTCGACGAGGCCGCCGAGATGGGCCTGGTCGGCACCTCGATCCCGATGGAGTACGGCGGGGCCGGCTACTCCACCCTCGAATCGGCGCTCATCGCCGAGGAACTGTTCTCCTACGATCCCGGCATCGCGCTGTCGATCATGGCCTGCTCGTTCGGGACCGAGGCAATCAGCGAGTTCGGGACCGAAGATCAGAAAGAGCGCTACCTCGAGCCGGTCGCGACCGGCGAGAAGATCTCGGGCGCGGCCATCTCCGAGCCCGACACCGGGTCGGACGTCTCCTCCGTGTCGACTCGCGCCGAGAAGGACGGCGACGAGTGGGTGATCAACGGCAATAAGATGTGGATCACCAACGGCTCGGTCGGCGACTACTTCGTCGTCCTCTGTAAGACCGACCCCGACGCCGACAGCCGCTACGGCGGCTTCAGTCAGATCATCGTCGAGTCCGATCGCGACGGCTTCAGCGCCGACAAGATCACCGGCAAGCTCGGCATTCGAGCCTCCGACACCGCCGAACTCATCTTCGACGACGTCCGCGTGCCCGAGGAGAACCTCGTCGGCGACGAGGACGCCGCCTTCCTCCATCAGATGCACTTCTTCGACGCCACCCGGACCGGCGTCGCCGCGCAGGGACTGGGCATCGCCAAGGGCGCGCTCCGGGCCGCCCGCGAGTACGCACAGGACCGCGAGCAGTTCGGCCAGTCCATCTCGGAGTTCCAGGCCATCCAGCACAAACTCGCGGAGATGGCCACCGAGACCGAGGCCGCGCGCAACCTGACCTACAAGGCCGCCTGGAACGTCGACCAGGGCAACGACATCACCAAGCTCGCCTCGATGGCCAAGGAGTACGCCTCCCGCGTCGCCGTCGACGTCGCCAACGAGGCCGTCCAGATCCACGGCGGTGCCGGCTACGTCAACGACTTCCCCGTCGAGCGGTTCTACCGCGACTCGAAGATCACCCAGATCTACGAGGGCACCACCGAGATCCAGAAGAACGTCATCGCGCGGGAGTTGCTGGACGAATAG
- a CDS encoding 3-hydroxyacyl-CoA dehydrogenase/enoyl-CoA hydratase family protein: MELEDINTITVLGAGNMGHGIAEVAAMAGYDVNMRDIKEEFVQNGYEQIEWSLDKLAENDRLTDEEAEAAKERVTPLVDMGEAVADTDFVIEAVPEQMGIKEDVYTDLEEVAPDDAIFATNTSSLSITDLAEFTERPERFCGMHFFNPPVRMQLVEVISGAESTEETLSVTEALAEDFGKTAVRVRKDSPGFIVNRILVPLMNEAAWLVSDDEATIAEIDSTTKYDMGLPMGSFELGDQVGNDVSYHVLEYMNEVLGEAYEPAPLLEEKVENEELGKKTGKGFYDYEDGEGVQIPTDEGSEFVEQRLLATIANEAAKLIGGDVAPPASIDEAVQLGAGFPDGPVALVDDYGLETLHDTLEDAYEETGHERYAPDDYLAERAEAGGFYDDGEDASGVDFGTIRLEYPADYVGQIVLDRPHRMNTISDELLEELSTAIDHLEDDDEVRAILVTGEGEQAFSAGADVQSMAGSGADPIEGQELSRLGQQTFGKLEACNLPVVAGIDGFCLGGGMELATCADLRVASERSEFGQPEIDLGLIPGWGGTQRLKHIVGEGRAKEIIFTAERYDAETLADYGFVNEVVDNADLEDRALELATDLAGGPPIAQKFTKRAMLAGRDDTESGLEYEASAFGHLMGTDDLMEGITAFMEDEEPEFEGQ, from the coding sequence ATGGAACTCGAGGACATCAACACCATCACAGTTCTGGGTGCGGGCAACATGGGTCACGGTATCGCGGAGGTCGCCGCGATGGCCGGCTACGACGTGAACATGCGCGACATCAAAGAGGAGTTCGTCCAGAACGGCTACGAGCAGATCGAGTGGTCGCTTGACAAACTCGCCGAGAACGACCGGCTCACCGACGAGGAAGCCGAGGCCGCCAAAGAGCGAGTGACGCCGCTGGTCGACATGGGGGAGGCCGTCGCGGACACGGACTTCGTCATCGAGGCGGTCCCCGAGCAGATGGGGATCAAAGAGGACGTCTACACCGACCTCGAGGAAGTCGCGCCCGACGACGCGATCTTCGCGACGAACACCTCGAGCCTCTCGATCACCGACCTCGCCGAGTTCACCGAGCGGCCGGAGCGGTTCTGCGGGATGCACTTTTTCAACCCGCCGGTCCGGATGCAACTGGTCGAAGTGATCTCGGGTGCCGAAAGCACCGAGGAGACGCTCTCGGTGACGGAGGCCCTCGCCGAGGACTTCGGTAAGACGGCCGTTCGGGTCCGCAAGGACTCGCCCGGGTTCATCGTCAACCGCATTCTGGTGCCGCTGATGAACGAGGCCGCGTGGCTCGTCAGCGACGACGAGGCGACGATCGCCGAGATCGACTCGACGACGAAGTACGACATGGGCCTGCCGATGGGCAGCTTCGAACTCGGCGACCAGGTCGGTAACGACGTCAGCTACCACGTCCTCGAGTACATGAACGAAGTGCTGGGCGAGGCCTACGAGCCGGCTCCGCTGCTCGAGGAGAAAGTCGAGAACGAGGAACTGGGCAAGAAGACCGGCAAGGGCTTCTACGACTACGAGGACGGCGAGGGCGTCCAGATCCCGACCGACGAGGGATCGGAGTTCGTCGAGCAGCGCCTGCTCGCGACGATAGCCAACGAGGCCGCGAAGCTGATCGGCGGCGACGTCGCCCCGCCGGCGTCGATCGACGAGGCCGTCCAGCTCGGGGCCGGCTTCCCCGACGGCCCGGTCGCGCTGGTCGACGACTACGGCCTCGAGACGCTGCACGACACCCTCGAGGACGCCTACGAGGAGACGGGCCACGAGCGATACGCGCCCGACGACTACCTCGCGGAGCGAGCCGAGGCCGGCGGCTTCTACGACGACGGCGAGGACGCGTCGGGGGTCGACTTCGGGACGATCCGACTCGAGTACCCCGCCGACTACGTCGGACAGATCGTTCTCGATCGCCCGCACCGGATGAACACCATCAGCGACGAACTCCTCGAGGAGCTATCGACCGCGATCGACCACCTCGAAGACGACGACGAGGTGCGCGCGATCCTCGTCACCGGCGAGGGCGAGCAGGCCTTCTCCGCGGGCGCGGACGTCCAGAGTATGGCCGGCAGCGGTGCCGACCCGATCGAGGGACAGGAGCTCTCGCGACTGGGCCAGCAGACGTTCGGCAAGCTCGAGGCCTGTAACCTGCCGGTCGTCGCCGGGATCGACGGCTTCTGTCTGGGCGGCGGGATGGAGCTGGCGACCTGTGCGGACCTCCGCGTGGCCAGCGAGCGCTCGGAGTTCGGCCAGCCCGAGATCGACCTCGGCCTCATTCCGGGCTGGGGCGGCACCCAGCGACTCAAGCACATCGTCGGCGAGGGCCGCGCGAAGGAGATCATCTTCACCGCCGAGCGCTACGACGCCGAGACGCTGGCCGACTACGGCTTCGTCAACGAAGTCGTCGACAACGCTGATCTCGAGGACCGTGCCCTCGAACTGGCGACCGACCTCGCGGGCGGCCCGCCGATCGCCCAGAAGTTCACCAAGCGCGCGATGCTGGCCGGCCGCGACGACACCGAGTCCGGCCTCGAGTACGAGGCCTCCGCGTTCGGGCACCTGATGGGGACCGACGACCTGATGGAAGGGATCACGGCCTTCATGGAAGACGAGGAGCCGGAGTTCGAGGGGCAGTAA
- a CDS encoding DNA-3-methyladenine glycosylase family protein: protein MNDEAHAVLREDPVMAGLVDRHDPYVERDWTEYERLCISIINQQLSTASAAAVRERVFEVLEGEVTPESVLAADEAALRDAGLSVSKIEYVRNAARAFREADYTRAGLASCSNAEVVDLLTEIKGIGEWTARMYLLFVLERPDVLPLGDLAVRRGIEQLYADGEELSRAEMREIAEPWRPYRSVATRYLWAEYESG from the coding sequence ATGAACGACGAGGCACACGCCGTCCTCCGGGAAGACCCCGTGATGGCCGGACTGGTCGACCGACACGACCCCTACGTCGAACGGGACTGGACCGAGTACGAGCGGCTCTGTATCTCGATCATCAACCAGCAGCTCTCGACCGCGAGCGCCGCGGCCGTCCGGGAGCGGGTCTTCGAGGTCCTCGAGGGGGAGGTGACGCCGGAATCGGTGCTGGCCGCCGACGAGGCCGCGCTTCGCGACGCCGGCCTCTCCGTGAGCAAGATCGAGTACGTGCGAAACGCCGCCCGCGCCTTCCGGGAAGCGGACTACACGCGGGCGGGACTGGCCTCGTGTTCGAACGCGGAGGTCGTCGACCTGCTGACCGAGATCAAAGGGATCGGCGAGTGGACCGCGCGGATGTACCTCCTGTTCGTCCTCGAGCGACCCGACGTCCTCCCGCTTGGCGACCTCGCCGTCCGCCGCGGGATCGAGCAGTTGTACGCCGACGGCGAGGAGCTGTCCCGTGCCGAGATGCGCGAGATCGCCGAGCCGTGGCGGCCCTATCGCAGCGTCGCCACGCGCTATCTCTGGGCCGAGTACGAGTCCGGTTGA
- a CDS encoding HalX domain-containing protein gives MSDGPSVLVVDDEARLADLFAAWLQTDWTVETAYDGEEALSKMSDSVEVVLLDRRMPGLSGDEVLEQIRGDGYDSRVVMVTAVDPDFDIIEMGFDDYLVKPVSKDELLDMVEDVAGRSDYESDIQEYYALVSKKALLESEKADRELADNEEYQDLRDRVDRLEKRVDETVSGMSTHDDFVGAFQDLQSEN, from the coding sequence ATGAGTGACGGGCCATCGGTCCTCGTCGTCGACGACGAGGCGCGACTCGCGGACCTGTTCGCCGCGTGGCTCCAGACCGACTGGACCGTCGAAACGGCGTACGACGGAGAGGAAGCGCTCTCGAAAATGTCCGACTCCGTCGAGGTCGTCCTGCTGGACCGACGGATGCCGGGGCTCTCCGGTGACGAAGTCCTCGAGCAGATCCGCGGTGACGGGTACGACTCCCGGGTCGTCATGGTAACGGCCGTCGATCCGGACTTCGATATCATCGAGATGGGGTTCGACGACTACCTCGTCAAGCCGGTTTCGAAGGACGAACTCCTCGACATGGTCGAGGATGTCGCCGGCCGCTCGGACTACGAGTCCGACATTCAGGAGTACTACGCGCTCGTCTCGAAGAAGGCGCTGCTGGAGTCCGAGAAGGCTGATCGCGAACTCGCGGACAACGAAGAGTATCAGGACCTCCGTGACCGCGTCGACCGCCTCGAGAAACGGGTCGACGAGACGGTCTCGGGGATGTCCACCCACGACGACTTCGTGGGCGCGTTCCAGGATCTTCAGTCCGAGAACTAG
- a CDS encoding helix-turn-helix domain-containing protein yields MREFVFALEYEPGCNRVADALADHPDARIRSLSLHATDDRLWRVDHATGTSAALEDIEGAFLNGDYYADCLATDDCGATQTTRVLDRTDDTLVLYSTWERTPTCASVPHIARDHLGDGVLFETRHEGRHYTWRIVHSGVGDPAAFFDALEAAVGDCARMEMLRAATTEADAPTGDGTGGASGLAPEQEAALRAAVEHGYYESPREVDVGDLADHLDVPRSTLTYRLRRAEERLAKGYVADERFADAPSTPL; encoded by the coding sequence ATGAGAGAGTTCGTCTTCGCCCTCGAGTACGAGCCCGGCTGTAACCGGGTGGCCGACGCGCTGGCCGACCACCCCGACGCCCGGATCCGCTCGCTGTCGCTGCACGCCACCGACGATCGCCTCTGGCGGGTCGACCACGCCACGGGGACGTCGGCGGCCCTCGAGGACATCGAGGGCGCCTTCCTCAACGGCGATTACTACGCGGACTGTCTCGCGACCGACGACTGCGGCGCGACCCAGACGACGCGAGTCCTCGATCGGACCGACGACACGCTCGTTCTCTACTCCACGTGGGAGCGAACGCCGACCTGCGCGTCCGTTCCCCACATCGCCCGCGATCACCTCGGCGACGGCGTCCTGTTCGAGACGCGCCACGAGGGGCGCCACTACACCTGGCGGATCGTCCACTCCGGCGTCGGCGACCCGGCCGCGTTCTTCGACGCCCTCGAGGCGGCGGTCGGTGACTGCGCCCGCATGGAGATGCTCCGGGCGGCGACGACGGAGGCCGACGCGCCGACGGGCGACGGAACCGGCGGGGCGAGCGGCCTCGCCCCCGAACAGGAGGCCGCGCTCCGGGCCGCGGTCGAACACGGCTACTACGAGTCGCCCCGAGAGGTCGACGTCGGCGACCTCGCCGATCACCTCGACGTGCCTCGGTCGACGCTCACCTACCGGCTCCGCCGGGCCGAGGAACGGTTGGCCAAGGGGTACGTCGCGGACGAGCGGTTCGCCGACGCGCCGTCGACGCCGCTCTAG